A single genomic interval of Bacillus smithii harbors:
- a CDS encoding ABC transporter substrate-binding protein, which produces MKKIIRLIGVSLLFVLIAAGCSSQQDTAKTKDGKQKVTIMLDWYPNAVHSAIYTAKEKGYFAKEGLDVDIKMPAETNDPLKLVAAGKVDLAISYQPQLIVSRAEGIPVVSLAAIVRHPLDCIMVPTNSSIHRPKDLEGKNIGYSSIDIEQAILNTMIQTDGGNPKKVKMTDVGFDLIPAITSKKVDGIIGGYINHERILLEKEGHPVRIFNPAQYGVPDYYELVLVASEKGLQEKKDVYKKFWKAVAKGQSEVTKNPQAGLKILLDHENDSFPLDKQVETKSLNILLPLMNSKDKPFGYQDQEVWEHVNDWLYRNKVIKEKIDVKKAFYNINQ; this is translated from the coding sequence ATGAAAAAAATCATCCGATTGATTGGTGTAAGTTTATTGTTCGTTTTGATTGCAGCGGGTTGTTCCTCACAACAAGATACAGCAAAGACTAAGGATGGAAAGCAAAAGGTAACGATCATGCTGGATTGGTATCCAAATGCTGTCCATTCCGCCATTTATACAGCGAAAGAAAAAGGGTATTTTGCCAAAGAAGGGCTTGATGTTGACATTAAAATGCCAGCTGAAACCAACGATCCGTTGAAACTTGTCGCGGCAGGAAAAGTCGACTTAGCGATTAGCTACCAGCCGCAATTAATCGTTTCCCGTGCTGAAGGAATTCCGGTTGTATCTTTAGCGGCCATTGTCAGACATCCACTTGATTGTATAATGGTTCCAACTAACAGCTCAATCCACCGTCCTAAAGATTTGGAAGGAAAAAATATCGGCTATTCATCTATCGATATAGAACAAGCCATATTAAATACGATGATCCAAACAGACGGCGGCAATCCAAAAAAAGTCAAAATGACGGATGTCGGCTTTGATTTAATTCCGGCGATCACCTCCAAGAAAGTAGATGGCATTATTGGCGGCTATATCAATCATGAACGCATCCTTTTAGAAAAAGAAGGACATCCTGTTCGGATATTTAACCCGGCTCAATATGGCGTTCCTGATTATTATGAGCTTGTTTTGGTTGCAAGCGAAAAAGGACTTCAAGAAAAGAAGGATGTGTATAAAAAGTTCTGGAAAGCTGTTGCAAAAGGGCAATCAGAAGTTACTAAAAACCCTCAAGCCGGTTTAAAGATTCTGCTTGACCATGAAAACGACAGTTTCCCTCTTGATAAACAAGTAGAAACAAAAAGTTTGAATATCCTGCTTCCTTTAATGAACAGCAAAGACAAGCCATTTGGTTATCAAGATCAAGAAGTTTGGGAACATGTTAACGATTGGCTTTACAGAAATAAGGTGATCAAAGAAAAGATTGACGTGAAGAAAGCCTTTTACAATATCAATCAATAA
- a CDS encoding ABC transporter permease, producing MSKLKRLLADYGAFGLLVIIAVSLWEWAARTGKVPSFIIPAPSKVLEMLYEQKQALLWIHTPATLKEALIGFAFSFVGGITIALAMHFSKLVEKMLYPFVLFSQTIPVIALSPIFVLWFGYDIWSKIAVTVLVAFFPIVISCYDGFKNIDQDYVDLLRSMGASKWKIFKKVEVPFAMPSLFSGIKMAVIYSIVGATIGEWLGASEGLGYYTRRMSGNLNAEGVFAAVALLTVLGLVLFSIATFIEKSFLKWNRKS from the coding sequence ATGAGTAAGTTAAAGAGATTGTTAGCAGATTATGGAGCATTCGGGCTCTTGGTCATCATTGCCGTTTCTCTATGGGAGTGGGCGGCAAGAACCGGAAAAGTCCCATCTTTTATCATTCCTGCTCCTTCCAAAGTGTTAGAAATGCTATACGAACAGAAACAGGCTTTGTTATGGATACATACACCGGCAACGCTGAAAGAAGCTTTGATCGGTTTTGCTTTTTCTTTCGTAGGCGGGATCACCATAGCACTCGCCATGCACTTTTCCAAGCTGGTAGAAAAAATGCTTTATCCTTTTGTCTTGTTTTCTCAAACGATTCCTGTTATTGCCCTCTCGCCCATCTTTGTCCTTTGGTTTGGATACGATATTTGGAGCAAAATCGCTGTAACGGTGCTGGTTGCTTTTTTCCCTATCGTGATCAGCTGCTATGATGGATTCAAAAATATCGATCAAGATTATGTGGATCTGTTACGGTCCATGGGCGCGTCCAAATGGAAAATATTTAAAAAAGTAGAAGTTCCCTTCGCCATGCCTTCTCTTTTTTCTGGCATTAAGATGGCCGTTATTTATTCCATCGTTGGTGCAACCATTGGCGAATGGCTTGGAGCCAGCGAAGGACTCGGATATTACACGAGAAGAATGTCAGGAAATTTAAATGCCGAAGGAGTATTTGCAGCCGTTGCTTTATTAACGGTTCTAGGATTGGTTTTATTTAGTATAGCCACTTTCATTGAAAAAAGCTTTTTAAAATGGAATAGAAAATCATAG
- a CDS encoding ABC transporter ATP-binding protein: MSVCLENVSYTYPGETKPVIFNFSAHIEKGEFVSLIGKSGTGKSTLLKLIAGLFPCEEGIISVNGKTPGPGSVGYMPQRDLLLPWRTVIDNIMLPLEVQNKRNLTKADAEEWLKRIGLIRWKNALPKQLSGGMRQRVAFLRTLFMGSEVLLLDEPFAALDALTKREMHDWLLSIWKELDNTILFITHDLEEAILLSDKILLLHADHKVEEIIVDLPRPRSVDMVYWPEVQTYRKTIEKKIANE; this comes from the coding sequence ATGTCTGTGTGTTTAGAAAATGTTTCCTATACCTATCCCGGTGAAACAAAACCGGTCATCTTTAACTTTTCCGCTCATATCGAAAAAGGAGAATTTGTTTCATTAATCGGAAAAAGCGGGACAGGAAAAAGTACACTATTAAAACTGATTGCCGGCTTGTTTCCATGTGAGGAAGGGATCATTTCCGTCAACGGAAAAACACCGGGCCCCGGTAGTGTTGGTTATATGCCCCAACGAGATTTACTACTTCCGTGGCGTACCGTGATAGACAACATCATGCTCCCTTTGGAAGTTCAAAATAAGCGAAACTTGACGAAAGCCGATGCTGAAGAATGGCTGAAACGCATTGGCTTGATCCGTTGGAAGAACGCTTTGCCAAAACAGCTTTCCGGAGGCATGAGACAAAGGGTGGCATTTCTGCGAACACTTTTTATGGGAAGCGAAGTTTTGCTCCTCGATGAACCTTTCGCTGCTCTTGACGCTTTGACAAAGAGAGAAATGCACGATTGGCTGTTATCGATTTGGAAGGAATTGGACAACACCATCTTATTTATCACACATGACTTAGAAGAAGCCATTTTGTTAAGCGATAAAATTTTGCTGTTACACGCTGACCATAAAGTGGAAGAAATCATCGTGGATTTGCCTAGACCTAGGAGTGTCGACATGGTTTATTGGCCAGAAGTACAAACCTATCGAAAAACAATAGAAAAGAAGATTGCCAATGAGTAA
- a CDS encoding competence protein ComK codes for MVNLITKKTMAIAPAYDLEHESIIYEVDRTFFSKKRPLEILDDACICRCSTYEGRIRAVRRKLGHYKKTPLMISPDEMLYAFPTKSPERYDCIWVFPRHVKDWREAGENALMVRFFNGLEITVNCSSYTFKRQKEKTADCLMHFSDPPFVHIKGFSAIKKETEKI; via the coding sequence GTGGTAAATTTAATTACTAAAAAAACGATGGCAATCGCTCCGGCTTATGATCTTGAACATGAATCCATCATTTATGAAGTGGACCGCACGTTTTTCAGCAAAAAACGTCCGCTGGAAATTTTGGATGATGCCTGCATTTGTCGTTGTTCCACTTATGAGGGAAGAATTCGTGCTGTCCGAAGAAAATTAGGTCACTATAAAAAAACTCCTCTGATGATTTCTCCGGATGAAATGCTCTACGCCTTTCCTACTAAATCACCTGAACGATATGATTGTATATGGGTTTTTCCGCGTCATGTGAAAGATTGGAGAGAGGCAGGGGAGAATGCGTTGATGGTTCGATTTTTTAACGGATTGGAAATTACCGTCAATTGTTCCTCTTACACTTTCAAGCGTCAAAAAGAAAAAACAGCGGACTGCTTAATGCACTTTTCTGATCCTCCGTTTGTACATATTAAAGGGTTTTCAGCAATCAAAAAGGAAACGGAGAAGATTTAA
- a CDS encoding amino acid permease, which yields MVKIQDSRNATETGKLKRGLRSRHLTMISLGGTIGTGLFLASGGAIHTAGPGGALLSYLIIGIMVYFLMTSLAEMAAYMPITGSFSTYATKFVDPALGFALGWNYWYNWAITIAAELSAVTMIMKFWFPHSPSLLWSGLFLLIMFILNYLAVRGFGEAEYWFSLIKVVTVIVFIVMGTLMIFGIIGGEAVGFKNFTIGDAPFHGGFMAMLGIFMAAGFSFQGTELLGITAGETDDPKKNIPKAVRQVFWRILLFYVLAILVISLLIPYTNPNLANDDVSVSPFTLVFQKAGVAFAASVMNAIILTAVLSAGNSGMYASTRMLWNLAMEGSAPKFLAKLDKRGVPVNSLIVTALVGCLAFLASLFGDGVVYTWLLNASGMTGFIAWLGIAVSHYRFRKAYVAQGYKLEDLPYRAKLFPFGPIFAFVLCTIVILGQNYSAFIGDKIDWHGILVSYIGIPVFLVFWFGYKIVKKTKVISLKDVQFK from the coding sequence ATGGTGAAAATACAAGACAGTAGAAATGCGACGGAGACGGGCAAGTTAAAAAGAGGACTTCGATCGCGTCATTTAACGATGATTTCTCTTGGGGGCACAATCGGTACCGGATTGTTTCTGGCCAGCGGCGGAGCGATTCATACGGCAGGGCCTGGAGGAGCGTTATTGTCTTATTTGATTATTGGAATTATGGTGTACTTTTTGATGACGAGTTTAGCGGAAATGGCTGCCTATATGCCGATCACTGGAAGTTTTAGTACGTATGCGACTAAATTTGTTGATCCTGCTTTAGGATTTGCCCTCGGCTGGAACTATTGGTATAACTGGGCCATTACCATTGCGGCAGAATTATCTGCTGTTACCATGATTATGAAATTTTGGTTTCCGCATAGCCCCTCATTGCTTTGGAGCGGACTTTTCCTATTGATTATGTTTATATTGAATTATTTAGCAGTAAGAGGTTTTGGGGAAGCGGAATATTGGTTTTCCCTTATTAAAGTAGTGACGGTCATTGTCTTTATCGTCATGGGCACTTTAATGATTTTCGGCATTATTGGCGGAGAAGCCGTTGGATTTAAGAATTTTACGATCGGCGATGCTCCTTTCCACGGTGGATTTATGGCGATGCTGGGCATTTTTATGGCGGCCGGATTTTCTTTTCAAGGTACTGAGCTTCTTGGGATTACGGCCGGTGAAACCGATGATCCGAAAAAAAATATTCCAAAAGCGGTCCGGCAAGTCTTTTGGAGAATTCTTTTATTCTATGTATTAGCTATTTTAGTCATTAGCCTTCTAATTCCTTATACAAATCCAAACCTTGCAAACGACGACGTTTCTGTCAGTCCGTTTACGCTTGTCTTTCAAAAAGCAGGGGTTGCTTTTGCGGCATCTGTCATGAATGCCATAATTTTGACGGCGGTTTTATCTGCCGGAAACTCCGGAATGTATGCTTCTACAAGAATGTTGTGGAATTTGGCTATGGAAGGAAGTGCGCCAAAATTTTTAGCTAAATTGGATAAACGAGGAGTTCCCGTTAATTCCTTGATTGTGACCGCACTGGTCGGCTGTCTCGCCTTTTTAGCATCTCTTTTCGGAGACGGGGTTGTGTATACATGGCTGCTAAACGCTTCCGGCATGACGGGATTTATCGCATGGCTTGGTATTGCTGTCAGCCATTACCGGTTCCGCAAAGCTTATGTTGCCCAAGGCTACAAGTTGGAAGATCTTCCTTACAGAGCGAAGCTTTTCCCGTTTGGTCCTATTTTTGCTTTTGTACTCTGCACAATCGTTATTTTAGGGCAAAATTACTCTGCCTTTATCGGCGATAAAATTGATTGGCACGGCATATTAGTTTCCTATATTGGCATTCCTGTTTTTCTCGTATTTTGGTTTGGCTATAAGATTGTAAAGAAAACAAAAGTGATTTCATTAAAGGATGTTCAATTCAAATAA
- a CDS encoding YmaF family protein, translated as MEIPVSGYTYHSNDSAPVHSYPLYVNSWDGRLISLHVHSFRGATSYNAGHNHRFIGITEPALNTSQHTHRYFAFTSFNDGHRHMIRGVTGPAIPLSEGGHYHKFEGVTNIEGITPHRHRYSGRTSS; from the coding sequence ATGGAGATACCCGTTTCCGGATACACGTATCATTCGAATGATTCTGCCCCCGTTCATTCCTATCCACTTTACGTCAACTCATGGGACGGAAGGCTTATCTCTCTCCATGTCCACAGCTTTAGAGGAGCTACCTCTTATAACGCGGGGCATAACCATAGATTTATCGGAATTACTGAACCCGCCCTAAACACATCTCAACATACACATAGATATTTTGCTTTTACTTCTTTTAATGATGGACATCGACATATGATCCGCGGGGTTACTGGTCCGGCTATTCCACTTTCTGAAGGCGGTCATTATCACAAATTCGAGGGGGTAACCAACATAGAAGGAATTACACCTCATCGACATAGATATAGCGGAAGAACAAGTTCATAG
- a CDS encoding flavin reductase family protein: MLTIDPLSLPEKENYKFLTGGIIPRPIAFVTSLSKEGVLNGGPFSYFNIVAANPPLLSISVQRNNGMKKDTARNILETGEFVVHIVDESNVEKVNLTAATIPPDESEIELAGLTPVESTKISVPGVKEAKIRMECVLEQSLELGGNGENAACDLIIGKIVQYHIDENLYHKGRIDARQLKAVSRLAGSDYAKLGDFFSIERPK, from the coding sequence TTGTTAACGATCGATCCATTATCTTTGCCGGAAAAGGAAAATTATAAGTTTTTAACGGGAGGAATTATTCCCCGCCCCATTGCGTTTGTTACCTCTTTATCTAAGGAGGGTGTATTGAATGGCGGGCCGTTTAGTTACTTTAATATCGTGGCCGCTAATCCACCGCTTTTGTCCATTTCGGTGCAAAGAAACAATGGAATGAAAAAGGATACGGCGAGAAACATTTTAGAAACGGGTGAATTTGTTGTTCATATTGTGGATGAAAGCAATGTGGAAAAAGTCAATCTGACGGCTGCTACCATTCCGCCGGATGAAAGTGAAATTGAGTTGGCCGGACTGACCCCTGTTGAAAGCACAAAAATTTCTGTTCCGGGAGTCAAAGAGGCGAAAATTCGAATGGAATGTGTGTTGGAACAATCGCTCGAACTTGGCGGCAACGGAGAAAACGCTGCTTGTGATTTGATTATAGGAAAGATTGTTCAATACCATATTGACGAAAATCTTTATCATAAGGGAAGAATAGATGCCCGCCAATTGAAAGCTGTCAGCCGATTAGCCGGAAGCGATTATGCAAAACTTGGAGACTTTTTCTCTATCGAACGGCCGAAATGA
- a CDS encoding sensor domain-containing protein, with protein sequence MSNSTLLEMIEKAFHQMTDFALLFEVIDGKFQLLTANETAFKVGINKEKYGKFAEEVLPDPYASNLHDALNKAFISARCLEYNNGIQSIIGQNVSELAITPIFNSQGKCTHMIVIGRVENKRKKIEEDFIPLRSIFESFFAATSDGILIMDSNWNIIRANPSFTSLFGWKEEDVVGLPIHHLKLTPGHFEEECHNRTTLLQKENNFLFHRTTWKRKDGRLLHVNTLYSSIKNKNGEIIGFMGIFKEISEQTEKEHQFKESQQYHQSAAKNHPVLIFQLDLKGRILKANHSVEQVTGYRWKDLMNCSFASLITPDSLASAMEHFHAVLQGEIRHYQCSIYNQKKERVLLKLTNIPIIVNNTVTGVLGIAQNMTEQKSSQNERIRAKKIPDPFSNIIESIVNLQKINQKSTYDYSENEVLGKNLSVEIPENKTSLKKSFQIELDGTSELVDTIFGRNDENLTDVDNNLSLIDNEQVKTAYIIAFLQNFIVKEERKLQEYEAKYRLIAENTTDLVSLLDADMNILYSSPSHRTVLGIVLNEGSEFPYKLVHKEDIERVVRCFQNVLKTKEHSSVEFRFKHKEGSFIWLETKMTPVYGENQELHHILCVSKEVTERKQYEAELENMAFHDYLTGSYNRRLFMERLHHTMNQAKSRQEPFFVMFLDLDQFRWVNNTLGHDVGDELLIQFVKRVKACIRKEDTLARLSGDEFAILLTGISIEDVGNLAKRILSALQEPWKIKNHEFKTTSSIGIGIYPNCGGDISTLLKHANQALHKAKQFGKNNYQFCGKLTDFNDSFESDIQRAILNNEFYLVYQPKFNLLTKRIESLEALIRWNHPQKGMIAPSEFISRAEELDLIVPITHWVLEQVGKQMKKWQLLGFHKVPVSVNISPQHFEKGTLVEDILNLIKKAEIEPQYLILEMTESTMIQDFDTTIQTIQKLKQMGVQIAIDDFGTGFSSLSYLMKLQVDVLKLDKSFVEELTNQKNASLVHSIISLAHNLNLRVVAEGIETEYQLQILAQYGCDLGQGYLFSKPLKSEQIEKKLLKKE encoded by the coding sequence ATGTCAAATTCTACTTTATTAGAAATGATTGAGAAAGCTTTTCATCAAATGACAGATTTTGCCCTCCTTTTTGAAGTCATAGATGGAAAGTTTCAATTGCTGACAGCAAATGAAACAGCTTTTAAAGTCGGTATCAACAAAGAAAAATACGGAAAATTTGCGGAAGAAGTGCTTCCCGATCCGTATGCGTCAAACCTCCATGATGCGTTAAACAAAGCGTTCATTTCAGCCCGCTGCTTAGAGTATAATAACGGAATTCAGTCTATCATCGGTCAGAATGTAAGTGAATTGGCGATCACCCCTATTTTCAATTCTCAAGGAAAATGTACTCATATGATAGTGATCGGAAGAGTTGAAAACAAACGAAAAAAAATCGAGGAAGACTTCATTCCTTTGCGTTCCATTTTTGAATCTTTTTTCGCCGCGACATCGGATGGGATATTGATAATGGATTCCAATTGGAACATCATCCGCGCCAACCCTTCCTTTACCTCGTTATTTGGTTGGAAAGAAGAAGATGTCGTTGGGCTCCCTATTCATCATTTAAAGCTCACGCCGGGTCATTTTGAGGAAGAATGCCACAATCGGACCACCCTATTGCAAAAAGAAAATAATTTCCTTTTTCATCGAACAACATGGAAACGAAAAGATGGCAGACTGCTTCATGTGAACACTTTGTATTCCTCCATAAAAAATAAAAACGGAGAAATCATAGGCTTTATGGGGATTTTTAAAGAGATATCGGAACAAACGGAAAAAGAGCATCAGTTCAAAGAAAGCCAACAGTATCATCAATCTGCAGCAAAAAACCATCCCGTTCTTATCTTCCAATTGGATTTGAAGGGTCGTATTTTAAAGGCCAATCACTCGGTTGAACAAGTGACCGGATATAGATGGAAAGATCTTATGAACTGTTCATTTGCTTCCTTAATAACACCTGATAGTCTGGCGTCTGCAATGGAACATTTCCATGCTGTCTTGCAAGGAGAAATCAGACACTACCAATGTTCCATTTATAATCAGAAAAAAGAGCGTGTATTGCTTAAACTAACCAATATTCCGATTATTGTGAACAATACTGTAACCGGTGTATTGGGGATTGCCCAAAACATGACTGAACAAAAGAGCAGCCAAAATGAACGAATTCGTGCAAAAAAAATTCCAGACCCTTTTTCTAATATAATCGAATCGATTGTCAATCTCCAAAAAATAAATCAAAAATCGACATACGATTATTCAGAAAATGAAGTGCTTGGGAAAAATCTTTCTGTGGAGATTCCTGAAAATAAGACGTCATTGAAAAAGTCATTCCAGATCGAGTTAGACGGAACGTCCGAACTGGTTGACACGATTTTTGGCCGTAATGATGAAAATTTAACAGATGTGGATAATAATCTCTCGCTTATCGATAATGAGCAAGTGAAAACGGCCTATATAATAGCGTTTTTACAAAATTTTATCGTGAAAGAGGAAAGAAAATTACAGGAATATGAAGCGAAGTATCGATTAATTGCGGAAAACACGACCGACCTCGTTTCTCTTCTTGACGCTGATATGAATATTTTATATTCTTCTCCTTCACATCGTACCGTTTTAGGAATCGTTCTAAATGAAGGAAGCGAATTCCCTTATAAACTTGTTCACAAAGAAGACATCGAACGAGTGGTTAGGTGTTTCCAAAACGTTTTAAAAACAAAAGAGCATAGTTCGGTGGAATTCCGTTTTAAACATAAAGAGGGTTCTTTTATTTGGCTAGAAACAAAGATGACACCCGTGTATGGCGAGAACCAGGAGCTTCATCACATTCTTTGCGTTTCAAAAGAAGTGACAGAACGAAAACAATATGAAGCAGAATTAGAAAACATGGCTTTCCATGATTATCTAACCGGTTCCTACAATCGCCGCTTATTTATGGAACGCCTCCACCATACGATGAATCAAGCTAAAAGCCGTCAAGAACCGTTTTTTGTCATGTTTTTGGATTTAGACCAGTTTAGATGGGTGAATAATACGTTAGGACATGACGTAGGAGACGAGTTATTGATCCAGTTTGTGAAACGGGTGAAAGCATGCATTCGTAAAGAAGATACATTGGCGCGATTGAGCGGAGACGAATTTGCGATCTTGCTTACAGGAATTTCGATCGAAGATGTGGGCAATCTGGCAAAACGAATTTTATCGGCACTGCAAGAGCCATGGAAAATCAAAAACCATGAATTTAAGACGACTTCTTCTATTGGAATTGGCATCTATCCAAATTGCGGCGGAGATATCTCCACATTATTAAAACATGCAAATCAAGCTCTTCACAAAGCGAAACAATTCGGGAAGAACAATTATCAATTTTGCGGCAAGCTAACGGATTTCAACGATTCATTCGAAAGTGATATTCAAAGAGCCATCCTTAATAACGAATTTTATTTAGTCTATCAGCCGAAATTTAATCTATTAACGAAACGGATTGAATCTTTAGAAGCCTTAATTCGTTGGAACCATCCTCAAAAAGGAATGATCGCCCCGAGTGAATTTATTTCTCGTGCGGAGGAATTAGATTTAATTGTTCCCATTACACATTGGGTTCTTGAACAAGTTGGGAAGCAAATGAAGAAATGGCAATTGCTTGGTTTTCATAAGGTTCCCGTTTCCGTCAACATTTCGCCTCAGCATTTTGAAAAAGGAACGTTAGTCGAAGACATATTAAACTTAATAAAAAAAGCAGAGATCGAACCTCAATATCTTATATTAGAAATGACAGAAAGCACGATGATTCAAGATTTCGATACGACAATTCAAACGATCCAAAAGCTGAAGCAAATGGGAGTCCAAATTGCCATTGACGATTTTGGAACCGGTTTTTCTTCTTTGTCGTATTTAATGAAATTGCAAGTCGACGTTTTAAAACTAGACAAATCATTTGTCGAAGAATTAACGAATCAAAAAAATGCTTCTCTTGTACATTCTATTATTTCCCTTGCCCATAATTTAAATTTACGTGTAGTGGCCGAAGGAATCGAAACCGAATATCAGCTTCAAATCCTTGCGCAATACGGATGTGACCTTGGACAAGGGTACTTATTTAGCAAACCTTTAAAGAGTGAACAAATTGAAAAAAAGCTTCTAAAAAAAGAATAA
- a CDS encoding IS4 family transposase, whose protein sequence is MITNKDYFAQLPKEIKQGFSELNIGYHLRKANITKLSGYSCLTVFKLIFLLVFQYKNWFRAFMSKRSQDLPGKDTVYRFLNTPTYHWRKFLLSLSSEMIRLLQPLTSKDRVTAFVIDDSVFSRNRSKSVELLAKVFDHSTHQYLKGFQMLTLGWTDSFTFIPIDFALLSSPKKENRLQEINTNIDKRTSGYKRRQEALKSKPDVASALLDHALEKGIIADYVLMDSWFTQAPLIEKITNKGLFVIGLVKQLKQRYVYNGERFTLNQLYKLAKPHMGKKDIRGSVYATLDNGIPVKILFVRNRNKRSEWLAILSTDTTLENEEIIRIYGMRWDIEVFFKCNKSLLNLEKEFQGRSYDMLISHTTIVFTRYILIAWQMRKEEDPKTIGNLFYILCEDVKDIDFITALQSLIDLFQTLAEAEVSLNMDIFKNQMNKWLATIPNYIKQCLNISVCES, encoded by the coding sequence ATGATAACGAATAAAGACTACTTTGCGCAATTACCAAAAGAAATTAAACAAGGATTTTCCGAATTAAATATTGGATATCATTTAAGAAAAGCGAATATTACGAAACTTTCCGGGTATTCTTGTCTTACTGTTTTCAAACTGATTTTTCTTTTAGTCTTCCAATATAAGAACTGGTTTCGTGCTTTTATGAGTAAACGATCTCAGGATCTGCCCGGAAAGGATACAGTCTATCGCTTTTTAAATACACCAACCTATCATTGGAGAAAGTTTCTGCTTTCATTAAGCAGTGAAATGATCCGTCTGCTTCAACCATTAACTTCAAAAGATCGTGTCACAGCTTTTGTGATTGATGATTCTGTCTTTTCAAGAAACCGTAGTAAGTCGGTTGAACTGTTGGCTAAGGTTTTTGATCACTCTACCCATCAGTACTTGAAAGGGTTTCAAATGCTTACCCTTGGCTGGACCGATAGTTTTACTTTTATTCCCATTGATTTTGCTCTTCTAAGTTCACCGAAAAAGGAAAATCGCCTGCAAGAAATCAATACCAATATTGATAAACGAACATCTGGCTATAAGCGTCGCCAGGAAGCTCTGAAATCAAAACCGGACGTGGCTTCAGCTTTACTTGATCATGCGCTTGAAAAAGGGATTATAGCTGACTATGTTCTCATGGATTCCTGGTTTACACAAGCGCCTTTAATTGAGAAGATTACGAACAAAGGGTTATTTGTCATTGGCTTGGTGAAGCAATTAAAGCAGCGATACGTTTACAATGGTGAACGTTTCACACTGAATCAACTTTACAAATTGGCAAAACCTCACATGGGTAAAAAAGACATTCGCGGATCCGTTTATGCTACTTTAGACAATGGAATTCCAGTAAAAATTCTATTTGTACGAAACCGTAATAAACGGAGCGAATGGCTTGCCATTCTCAGCACAGATACAACATTAGAAAATGAAGAGATCATTCGTATTTACGGCATGCGTTGGGACATTGAAGTCTTCTTCAAATGCAATAAATCCCTTTTAAATTTAGAGAAAGAATTCCAGGGACGTTCCTACGACATGTTAATTAGCCATACAACCATTGTTTTTACACGATATATTCTCATTGCTTGGCAAATGCGAAAAGAGGAGGATCCTAAGACGATTGGCAACCTTTTTTACATCCTTTGCGAAGATGTAAAAGACATAGATTTTATTACTGCCCTTCAATCACTTATTGACCTTTTCCAAACTTTGGCGGAAGCCGAGGTTTCTTTGAACATGGACATCTTTAAAAATCAAATGAATAAATGGTTGGCCACTATACCTAATTATATCAAGCAATGCTTAAATATTTCTGTGTGCGAAAGTTGA